In the genome of Streptomyces sp. SLBN-118, the window GTGTAGAAGGAGCCGATCTGGTTGTGGTCGGCGTCCGTGGTGCACACGAAACGCGCGGTGTGCAGGACCTCGGAGATCCGGACGGACGCGGTGTCCACACCATGGCGGTCGAGCCAGGCGCGGTACTCGTCGAAGTCGGATCCGGCGGCGCCGACAAGGATCGGCCCGCTGCCGAGCTGGCCCATGCCGAAGCAGATGTTCGCGCCGACACCGCCCCTGCGGACATCGAGGTTGTCGACCAGGAAGGAGAGGGAAACCGTGTGCAGCTGTTCCGCGACCAGCTGGTCGGCGAAGCGGCCGGGGAAAGTCATGAGGTGGTCGGTGGCGATGGAGCCGGTGACTGCGATTCGCACGGCGAAGACGCTCCTGTGGCGGGGTGGCGTTGACAGTTAACGCTACCGGGTTTGGGGACGTGCGCTGAAGTGCGGAAACTACCCGATAGTAGGCCTTTTTTGATGGACCCGCGCTGCATACGGTGCGGATATGACGAAGCCCATCGCCCGGCGCGAGCCGCGAGAGTCCGAGATCAGTCTGGCCCAGCTGCGCGGAGACTGCGCGCGCATGGCTCCCCACTGGGTCGTGCCCGCGGCCGCCGTTCCCGCGCCGGTGCCTCCGTCGCGCATCCATGGTGTGGTGGTCCCGGCCTCTTCGGCGAGGCTGCTCGACGCCATGTCCGAATACGGCGACTGACCCCAACGGCGCACAGCCGAGGGCGCACGAGGGAACCGTGCGCTTCCCCGCTCCGTCCCATCCGTGACCCCGTGCGACGGGGTCACGGAGACAAGGAGCGATGCGGTGAGCAGCACGGAAGACACGCACGAGGGTCCCCGCCGCCGGCGTTCCCCGTTCGCCGTCGCCTCGGTGGCGGCGGCGGTGCTGGTCGCGGGCGGGGGTACGTACTTCGCGACCGCGGGCTTCGGAGGCGGCCACGACAGCGCCGACACCAAGAGCGGTGCGCCGGGCCACGACGGCGATCCGCCTCCGCTCGCTGTCGACGGCCGTACGAAGGGCGGGGACCGGGGCGGCATCGCGCCCGGCGAACCCGACCCCTCGGGCGGCGGCGTGGTCTACAAGGCGGGGGGCAAGCTTCCTGCCGGACCCGACGAGGCCGCTGTCCACCGTACGAAGGGCACTGTGACCGCGGCCGAGGTGACCTTGCTGGCGAAGGCGCTCGGACTGCCGGGCACGCCCCGGCTGGTCGGCCCGGCCTGGAAGATCGGGGCGGACAAGGACGGCGCGGGACCGCTGCTCCAGGTCAACAGGCAGGCGCCGGGCACCTGGACCTTCGCCCGGTTCCTGGCGACACCGGGCGGCGACAACTGTCTGAAGGGCAAGGAATGCCCCGCGCGCGGTGGGACCTCGCCGAGCGGCGGGAGCCCGGTGAGCGAGGAGGCCGCGAAGAAGGCCGCCTCGCCCGTGCTGAAGGCGCTCGGTCAGAGCGACGCCGATCTGGACGCACGTCAGCTGATGGGCGCGGTGCGTGTGGTGAACGCCGACCCGCTCGTCGACGGGCTGCCGACATACGGCTGGACGACCGGGATCCAGGTCGGCGCGGACGGCCAGGTGGTGGGCGGCAGCGGGCAGTTGAAGAAGCCGGAGAAGAGCGACGAGTATCCGGTGATCTCGGCGCAGGAGGCGCTGAAGCAGCTGAACAAGGACTCCCGGAGCGGTGGCACGATCGGGATCGGCGGCTGCGCCACACCGGTACCCCTGGAGGGCGAGCAGAAGCCCGACACCCCGTGTGCGCCGAAGAGGGTGAAGGGCCCGGAACAGCTGACGGTCACCAAGGCGGTCTTCGGTCTGGCAGCGCAGTCTGTGGAAGGGCAGCAGGCGCTCGTGCCGTCGTGGCTGTTCGAGGTGAGGCCGAAGGGCGGCGCCCAGCCGTTCACGGTCACACAGCTCGCGGTGGACCCGAAGTATCTGAAGGAGTCCGTTCCGCCGAAGCAGGACATCAGGCCGACCGAGCCGCAGCAGTCTCCCCCTGTGCGGTCCGACCGGCGCATCGAGTCGTACACCGTGAGCGGGCGCACTCTGGCTCTGACCTTCTGGGGCGGTGTGTGCAGCGACTATGCGGCGAAGGCGGGCGAGAGCGGCAGCGCGGTCACGGTCCGGATCGTCGAGACGAATCCCGACCCGGACCGGGTCTGCATCGCCATCGCCAAGGAGATCACCGTGAAGGTGACGCTGGACAAGCCGCTGGGCGACCGGAAGGTCGTGGACGCGGCGACGGGTGAGGCCGTCCCGGCGAGGCCGGTCCCGGCGAAGTAGCACGCGAGCACACGAAGGCGGCGGTCCCGGTGTCCGGGCCGCCGCCTTTCGTACGTGCGACGTACGAAGACCTAGGGGGACTTAGCTGAAGGAGTCGCCGCAGGCGCAGGAGCCGGTGGCGTTCGGGTTGTCGATCGTGAAGCCCTGCTTCTCGATCGTGTCCACGAAGTCGATGGACGCGCCACCCAGGTACGGGGCACTCATCCGGTCGGTGACGACCTTGACGCCGCCGAAGTCCTTGACGACATCGCCGTCGAGCGAGCGCTCGTCGAAGAACAGCTGGTAGCGCAGGCCCGAGCAGCCGCCGGGCTGAACGGCGACCCGCAGCGCCAGGTCGTCCCGGCCTTCCTGGTCCAGCAGGGCCTTGACCTTGGCCGCGGCGGCGTCGGACAGGAGGATGCCGTCGCTCGCGGTGGTGGTCTCGTCCGATACGGACATCTGCTTCTCTCCCGGGTTGTACGG includes:
- a CDS encoding iron-sulfur cluster assembly accessory protein: MSVSDETTTASDGILLSDAAAAKVKALLDQEGRDDLALRVAVQPGGCSGLRYQLFFDERSLDGDVVKDFGGVKVVTDRMSAPYLGGASIDFVDTIEKQGFTIDNPNATGSCACGDSFS